Proteins encoded within one genomic window of Gallus gallus isolate bGalGal1 chromosome 1, bGalGal1.mat.broiler.GRCg7b, whole genome shotgun sequence:
- the LOC112532872 gene encoding C-type lectin domain family 2 member D-like isoform X2 — protein MPLFLSFPPRSLREVLAKKSAPPGPLCPQPDPSLLLSPHTAGAVPHLGAAMEEKERLSPSPPREATTREGDEERQSQRGSGCSELRQNRRRVLCVALCAVPCMLVSALVAVIVLQRPSCPPRPPFSHVCPNTSIGFQGKCYYFSDTESDWNSSREHCHRLGASLATIETEEEMGFMLQYQGPEDHWIGLHRAEGAEHWTWADGSAFSNWFELRGGGRCAYLNGDRISSALCHNEKFWVCSRADSYVRWRKGTNLQ, from the exons ATGCCGCTGTTTCTCAGCTTTCCGCCACGATCCCTCCGTGAGGTCCTCGCTAAGAAGAGCGCTCCGCCGGGACCGCTGTGCCCTCAGCCCGAcccttctctgctcctctccccgcACACGGCGGGCGCAGTCCCGCACCTCGGCGCTGCTATG gaagaaaaagagcgGCTGAGCCCTTCCCCGCCCCGAGAGGCGACGACGCGCGAAGGAGACGAAGAACGGCAGTCTCAGAGAG GCTCCGGATGCAGTGAGCTGAGACAGAACAGGCGCCGCGTGCTCTGCGTGGCTTTGTGTGCAGTGCCGTGCATGCTTGTTTCGGCGCTGGTGGCCGTGATAG TGCTCCAGCGTCCGTCGTGCCCACCTCGCCCACCCTTCTCCCACGTGTGCCCCAACACCTCAATCGGTTTCCAAGggaaatgctattatttctCGGACACGGAGAGtgattggaacagcagcagggagcactgccaCCGCCTCGGAGCTTCCCTGGCTACCATAGAGACGGAGGAGGAGATG GGATTCATGCTGCAGTACCAGGGCCCGGAAGACCACTGGattgggctgcacagggcagaagGGGCCGAGCACTGGACATGGGCCGATGGCAGCGCCTTCAGCAACTG gtttgagctgcgaggcggAGGCCGATGTGCGTACCTGAATGGGGACAGGATCAGCTCAGCCCTCTGCCACAATGAGAAGTTCTGGGTGTGCAGCAGAGCCGACAGCTACGTCCGCTGGAGGAAAGGGACAAATCTGCAGTGA
- the LOC776463 gene encoding C-type lectin domain family 2 member B-like, protein MLEVFSSRADCVTHELLSVWPGSGCSELRQNRRRVLCVALSAVPCILVSALVAVIVLQRPSCSPRPPFSHVCSNTSIGFQGKCYYFSDTESDWNSSREHCHRLGASLATIETEEEMEFMLRYRGPANCWIGLHRAEGAEHWTWADGSTFSNWFELRGGGQCAYLNGDRISSALCHNEKFWVCSRADSYVLWKQKALPV, encoded by the exons atgttggaggtcttttccagccgtGCTGACTGTGTGACTCATGAACTGCTCTCTGTCTGGCCAGGCTCCGGATGCAGTGAGCTGAGACAGAACAGGCGCCGCGTGCTCTGCGTGGCTTTGAGTGCAGTGCCGTGCATCCTTGTTTCGGCGCTGGTGGCCGTGATAG TGCTCCAGCGTCCGTCGTGCTCACCTCGCCCACCCTTCTCCCACGTGTGCTCCAACACCTCAATCGGTTTCCAAGggaaatgctattatttctCGGACACGGAGAGtgattggaacagcagcagggagcactgccaCCGCCTCGGAGCTTCCCTGGCTACCATAGAGACGGAGGAGGAGATG GAATTCATGCTGCGGTACCGGGGCCCAGCAAACTGTTGGattgggctgcacagggcagaagGGGCTGAGCACTGGACATGGGCCGATGGCAGCACCTTCAGCAACTG gtttgagctgcgaggcggAGGCCAATGTGCGTACCTGAATGGGGACAGGATCAGCTCAGCCCTCTGCCACAATGAGAAGTTCTgggtgtgcagcagagctgacagctaCGTCCTCTGGAAGCAGAAGGCATTACCAGTTTAA
- the LOC121113327 gene encoding C-type lectin domain family 2 member D-like isoform X1: protein MPLFLSFPPRSLREVFAKKSAPPAPLCPQPDPSLPLSPHTMGAVPHLHDAKEEKERLSPSPPREATTREGDEERQSQRGSGCSELRQNRRRVLCVALCAVPCILVSALVAVIVLQRPSCSPRPPFSHVCPNTWVGFQGKCYYFSDTESDWNSSREHCHRLGASLATIETVEEMEFMLRYQGPANCWIGLHRAEGAEHWTWADGSAFSNWFELRGGGQCAYLNGDRISSALCHNEKFWVCSRADSYVRWRKGANPQ from the exons ATGCCGCTGTTTCTCAGCTTTCCGCCACGATCCCTCCGTGAGGTCTTCGCTAAGAAGAGCGCTCCGCCGGCACCGCTGTGCCCTCAGCCCGACCCCTCTCTGCCCCTCTCCCCGCACACGATGGGCGCAGTCCCGCACCTCCACGAtgctaaggaagaaaaagagcgGCTGAGCCCTTCCCCGCCCCGAGAGGCGACGACGCGCGAAGGAGACGAAGAACGGCAGTCTCAGAGAG GCTCCGGATGCAGTGAGCTGAGACAGAACAGGCGCCGCGTGCTCTGCGTGGCTTTGTGTGCAGTGCCGTGCATCCTTGTTTCGGCGCTGGTGGCCGTGATAG TGCTCCAGCGTCCGTCGTGCTCACCTCGCCCACCCTTCTCCCACGTGTGCCCCAACACCTGGGTCGGTTTCCAAGggaaatgctattatttctCGGACACGGAGAGCgattggaacagcagcagggagcactgccaCCGCCTCGGAGCTTCCCTGGCCACCATAGAGACAGTGGAGGAGATG GAATTCATGCTGCGGTACCAGGGCCCAGCAAACTGTTGGattgggctgcacagggcagaagGGGCCGAGCACTGGACATGGGCCGATGGCAGCGCCTTCAGCAACTG gtttgagctgcgaggcggAGGCCAATGTGCGTACCTGAATGGGGACAGGATCAGCTCAGCCCTCTGCCACAATGAGAAGTTCTgggtgtgcagcagagctgacagctaCGTCCGCTGGAGGAAAGGGGCAAATCCGCAGTGA
- the LOC121113327 gene encoding C-type lectin domain family 2 member F-like isoform X2, whose translation MDRVPFRYSPWDPCIASALPRLVAAAVRAAEQEVPVRLCGAAGAAAQCCAPRWPLTARETLWPCSVSREGSGAVGVRSLQHSAVGLQYKVIGFGGEIAALRGRSRRTMLEVFSSRADCVTHELLSVWPGSGCSELRQNRRRVLCVALCAVPCILVSALVAVIVLQRPSCSPRPPFSHVCPNTWVGFQGKCYYFSDTESDWNSSREHCHRLGASLATIETVEEMEFMLRYQGPANCWIGLHRAEGAEHWTWADGSAFSNWFELRGGGQCAYLNGDRISSALCHNEKFWVCSRADSYVRWRKGANPQ comes from the exons ATGGATCGAGTTCCGTTCCGCTACAGCCCGTGGGACCCGTGCattgcttctgctctgccccgGCTCgtagcagcagcagtgcgggcagcagagcaggaggtgcccGTCCGTCTGTGTGGCGCTGCTGGGGCCGCAGCTCAGTGCTGCGCTCCGCGTTGGCCCCTCACTGCCAGAGAGACACTGTGGCCCTGCAGCGTGTCCAGAGAGGGGAGCGGAGCTGTGGGGGTGCGGAGTCTGCAGCACAGCGCCGTGGGGCTGCAGTACAAAGTGATCGGGTTTGGTGGGGAAATAGCGGCGCTACGTGGACGGTCGCGCCGGACGatgttggaggtcttttccagccgtGCTGACTGTGTGACTCATGAACTGCTCTCTGTCTGGCCAGGCTCCGGATGCAGTGAGCTGAGACAGAACAGGCGCCGCGTGCTCTGCGTGGCTTTGTGTGCAGTGCCGTGCATCCTTGTTTCGGCGCTGGTGGCCGTGATAG TGCTCCAGCGTCCGTCGTGCTCACCTCGCCCACCCTTCTCCCACGTGTGCCCCAACACCTGGGTCGGTTTCCAAGggaaatgctattatttctCGGACACGGAGAGCgattggaacagcagcagggagcactgccaCCGCCTCGGAGCTTCCCTGGCCACCATAGAGACAGTGGAGGAGATG GAATTCATGCTGCGGTACCAGGGCCCAGCAAACTGTTGGattgggctgcacagggcagaagGGGCCGAGCACTGGACATGGGCCGATGGCAGCGCCTTCAGCAACTG gtttgagctgcgaggcggAGGCCAATGTGCGTACCTGAATGGGGACAGGATCAGCTCAGCCCTCTGCCACAATGAGAAGTTCTgggtgtgcagcagagctgacagctaCGTCCGCTGGAGGAAAGGGGCAAATCCGCAGTGA